The Rubricoccus marinus nucleotide sequence GGCGCTCGTGACGTTCGAGGGCGTGGGCAACGCGCTGATTCCGGGCATCGACGTGGCGGACGTGAGCCAGAAGCACGTCTCGCGCCTGTTCCGACGCCAGTTCAACCCGGCGACGCTGCTCAAGGAAAGCTTCCGCAATGCGCCGGAGCTTGTCGACCTCCTGATCAAGAGCCCGAGCCTGGCGGCCGAGGGTCTGCGCTTCCTGGAGACCAAGATCCGGCAGCCCGGCGGCTCGCCTCTGGCGGGGCTGCGCTCGGCGCTCCTCGCGGGCGCGCTCTTCGTCTCCGGCACGCTCGCGGCCACGCTGGACCTGTTGGACGCGACGGTCTCGATCTGGTGGCTGTGGGTGCCCGCCTACGCCCTCGCGGCGATGCTGGCGATGAAGCGCTCCTGAGCCTCTGGCGCCAGAGGCCAAGACGCCTGAGGCGCGCGTGGGCGCTCAGGCCAGGGCGTCCAGCGGGCTACGGATGCCGCGGCCGTTGAGGTCGGCGACGTGGAGGTAGATCTGCGTCGTCTTGATCTTCGCGTGGCCCAGGAGATCCTGAACGGTTCGGATATCGGTCCCGGATTCGAGTAGGTGCGTCGCGAACGAGTGCCGAAGCGTGTGGCACGTCGTGCGCTTTTCGAGGCCGGCCTCGCGGGCCGCACGGCGCACGGCCTTTTGCACGACGGAGGGCGAGAGATGGTGGCGATGCGTGCGGCCGGTCTCTGGATCGCGTGAGAGTTGCCGGGAGGGAAAGAGAAACTGCCATCCGATCTCCCAGGCGGCGCGGCTGTACTTGGCGCCTAGGGCGTGTGGGAGGCGGGCTTCGCCGTAGCCTCTGGCGAGATCGCGCGCGTGGAGGCGTCGGACGCGGTCGCGCTGGAACGCGAGCGCCTCGGTAAGAGAAAGGGGCACGATGCTCACGCGGTCCTTTCGCCCTTTGCCTTGCTGCACGGTGAGCTGATTCCGCTCCAGGTCCAGATCCTTCACCCGAAGCCGGAGGGCACCTCGGAGGCGTAGCCCCGCTCCGTACAGGAGGGAAGCGACGGTCTTGGGCGTTCCCTCCATGCGATGCAGCAGGGCAGAGATGTCCGTCTTGCTCAGCACGGTCGGGATGCGCGGGGGCTTTGTCGCGCGGACGATGCCGTTGACGGCGTCGAGCGGGCGGCCCAGCACGGCATCGTACAGGAACAGGAGCGCCGACAGCGCCAGGACCTGTGTGCTGGCCGCGATGTTGCGCTCCACGGCGAGGTGCGTGAGAAATGCCTGCACCTCGGGCTCTGACATCTCACGCGGGTGGTGCGTGCCGTGATAGCGGATGTAGCGCTTGATCCAGTACCAATAGGTGGTGAGCGTGGCAGCACTCAGGTGCCGCACGAGTGCGGCTGTGCGGACCCGCTCTTGAAGCTTCGGGGACGTCTGCGCTGGGTTCATAGGGACGCCAGAGGCCAAACTTGCCCGTGTAGACACGCTTTTGCATCGTTCGTAACATGGACGCTTTACGGATGTTCTGACGCATGAAGTGCGGAAACCGTCGCTTCATACCGCCCAGCTTCCGCTTTTTGTCCCGATTCCGGACTTCATCCGGCACTCAGTGCCGCTGAAGTACTAGTTAGCTGGCACTCCCACCCTGCAATCTGTGAACTGGGCTACTGAACTCGCTAGTCTCCACGTGCCGGGGGATGGCACCTCACGGGTCTTCGGAATCGTCTTGTATACGAGGGAGCACGCTAACATCAAGCGGCTGCTCGACGACGAGGACTACTGGGCTTCGCTTGACGAAGTGTCCGGTCCACTCTGGCACGTTCTAGCCGTAAGGGCTCAGCCTGGCCGATATACGTTTCCGAGATCGCGGCCTGGGCAGATCAGCATGATGGTCCAGGTATGGAGAGAACCCAATGCGAACAAGCAATTGCTCAGTGATTTCGGCCTCCGCTCCACTGAACAGCTTCCGTGCTTGGCTGTCTTCACACGCTTAGAATCGGGAGACTTAGCCACGACATCCATCCGGCTCAGCGACGCAAGCATCGAGGCGGCTTACAAATCGCTGAAAGATGCAATAGCCGTCGTCTCAGGCGCCCTAAGCAAGGTTCATGATGAGTATGTCCTAGAAGAAGGGGCGTATCGAGCGGTTGAAGCAGCTGTGTTGAATCACAACCAATGGCGTAAGCTCAGCGCGGCTGGGAGACTGATAGAGCGTTTCTTAAATGCCTCCTAAACCCGTGCCAGCTAACCCGCCGCTGCAAGCCGACGAAGGGCGTCAGCGCTCTCGGCTCGCCCGAACGTCGGCGCTACTTTTGCCTCGTTCGATCATCCTGCCCTCAGCCCTTCGCGGTTGAGCGGCCATCTGTTCTACGGCCCTCGTGCTCAAGCGATCCGCCTTCCTCATCGTCGTCTTGCTGGCGGCAGGATGCGACTCCTCCAACCTCCTCGCTGCGAGTGGAGACAATGGGCACGTCACCGGGGACGTGACGAGGTGGGCGGGTGAGTCTCGCGTTGGCGCTCCAGTCCCAAACGTGACCGTTCAACTCCGCCCTCGCTACCGAGGTGGCCTGCTCCAGCGCTTCCGTTGGCAAGCCGGTAGCCCGGTCGCCGAGACTACCACGGACTCACTCGGGCGGTTCGAGGTGCGTGCTCGTCCGGGGACCTACTTCGTCGCTGCGCTGATGCCGCCCGAGAGGTATCTGATGCAGGGGTGCCCCACGGTAACGCGCGTCTTCAGCGGACGGTTTGAGACGGACGCCAAACTGGTGGACCTCGCGGCCGTCCGAGTCAGTCGAGGCCGAACGGCGGAGCAACAACTCAAGGTGGCGGTTGTCTGCCCTCATTAGACACCGGGCCGTAGAACCCGGCGCTGCAGTCCGACAGCACGCCGTGCCGCGTTCGGCCTCTGGCGCCAGAGGCGTATTCTGGGGCTCGTCTGATCTGCTCGGCGCGTGCTGCGTCTGAGCGCCCATCCGTTATGCAGCCTAACACTTCCTCGTGATCCCAGACTTTGAGAGCAAGATCGAAGCGCTCTGTTACCACGAGGCTGGTCACTTCGTGCTCTGTTTGCTTTTCGGCTTTAATGTTAAGCGTGTGGTGCTCAGCGCTGAGATGACAGGGGTTGAGCACGACTACTCGCTGCCAAATTCAGACGATTCGTCTGTCGGCGACTACATCACCATGTCTATTGGCGGCGGTATCGCGGAGGAGATATTCACCGGCGACGAGTCGCTCGCTATGGATGAGGACCGACGCCAGGTGCTCTACGTCGCGAGGCATCTCCGACCTCACCTAGTGGCGACGATTGAAGATTGGAGAGCGAGCCTGTTAACCTGGAAGGATGAGGCGCGGCGCGAGCTGAGCAAGACGCAGGTTTGGGCGGCGGTTGAGTACGTCGCTCAGCAGCTTGGGGAAATTGAGCCACCATCGGAAATTGTTGGGAGTGACCTCTCAGGGTTGGTTGAATCCACAAACTAAATACTTCGGGCTGCATAACCCGCCGCTGCAAGCCGACGAAGGGCATCAGCGTTCTCGGCTCGCCCGAACGTCGGCGCTACTTTTGCCTCGTTCGATCATCCTGCCCTCAGCCCTCAGCCCTTCGCGGTTGAGCGGCCCCCTGTTACACGGCCTTGGAGCTACTCGCCTTCGTCCCCGCTGCCTTCATCCTGTTCTGCTTCGTGTTTGCGGAGTTGACCGAGAAGGTTACGATTCGGAAGCGTCTCTTCATCCTCGCGGTTCTGATAGCGGCTTCTGGCGCCGCAGCTTCGGTTTTACTCAGCACAGCGGTCCCGCTTCTCGCGTCGTTGGCACCTCTCGCCTTCCTCCTCTGGCAACGCGTACTGTCGTCGGTGTTCGCATCATGGAAGGGTGCACCGCTCGTCATCACGGGAGCTGGTACGAGAATCTGGACGTGGTACGATGTGGCTTATACCATCCTCCTCGCTATCAGCAGTGGCGGCCTCGGCGCACTCTCACTCGTTGCGCTTAGCAGTCTTAACTCAGCCCCCGCGCCAGTGGCCGTGTAACCCGGCGCTGCAGCCGACAGCCCGCCGTGCCGCGTTCGGCCTCTGGCGCCAGAGGCCACAAAAAACGCCCCCCGGCTAGAGCCGAGGGGCGCGAGTCTCACGTGAGACCTGTCGATTTAGTCGACGATCGGGTCCTCTTCGAGGATCGTGTCGTCAGCCTCGCCGGGCTCCATTTCGCCGGGCTCATCGATGATCTCACCGTCGCCGATGACATCCTCTTGGTCGCCGATGGGGGCGCCCTCCTCGTAGGCCTCTTCTTCGGCCTCGGTCACGGGGGGGGTGGCGGTCTCCTCACATGCGGTGAGGGGGAGGGTCATGCCGAGCGCGAACAGCGCGATGAAAAACTTCTTCATGGGAAGAGGGGGTGTGGGTGAAGGCACGAAACTACGCACGCGCTCACTTCGTGCCGCTCCCCAGCAATCTTGACAATTCTGAGAGGGCGATAAGCGCCTCAATCGGCGTCATCCGGTCGGGATCCAGCCGCGCCACCTCCGCTTTCAGGGATTCCCCGACGGGGTCCGAGGCCGGCTCCACGCGCACCGAGGGCGCCGGGACGCCAGAGGCCTGGACGCCGGAGACGACCGGCATCGCGAGCGCGCCGTCGCCGCCAGAGGCCTCTGGCGCGGTGTGGCCGCTGACGCCGACCTCGGCCGCGACGTCGTGCGCCTGCAGGTGACGGAGCACGTCCTTGGCCCGGCTGACGACCTCGGGCGGGAGTCCGGCCATGCGCGCGACCTCGATGCCGAACGAGTGGTCGGCACCGCCAGCGACGAGCGTGCGGAGAAAGACGACGCGGCCCTCGTGCTCCTGCACGCGAACCGAAAAGCTCTTGACGCGCTCCAGCCGGTCTGCGAGCGCGTTGAGCTCGTGGTAGTGCGTCGCGAAAAGCGTGCGCGCCTGCACGTCTGGCGCTTCGTGGAGGTGCTCCACGATGCTCCACGCGATGCTGAGCCCGTCGAAGGTGCTGGTCCCCCGCCCCACTTCGTCCAGCAGGACGAGCGAGCGCGGCGTGGCGTTGTTGAGGATGTTCGCCGTCTCGTTCATCTCCACGAGGAACGTGCTCTCCCCCGCAGCGAGGTTGTCGCTGGCGCCCACGCGTGTGAACAGCGCGTCCACGACGCCCACGCGCGCGCGAGAGGCCGGTACGAACGCACCCACCTGCGCCAGGAGCACGATCAGGCCGGTCTGCCGCAGGACCACGCTCTTGCCCGCCATGTTCGGCCCGGTGATGACCAGGACCTGGCCGTACGCGTCCGCCAGAGGCGCCTCCTCCCCCACCGGCGACGCGAGCCGAACGGAGTTGGGGATGAATGATTCACCCGCGGGAAGCGACGCTTCAACGACCGGGTGACGCCCGTTCTCGATCTCCAGAACGGCGCTGCCGTCCACCTCGGGGCGGACGTATCCGTTGCGCTCGGCGCTCTCGGCGAAGCTCGCGAACACGTCCAGCGTGGCCAGGGCGCGCGCGTTGGCCTGCAGCGGTTCTACCTCTTCGGCCACGCGCATCCGGAGTTCTGCGAACAGCGTGGTCTCCAGTTCCGAACTGCGCTCCTGCGCGGTCAGGATCTTCTCCTCGTACGTCTTGAGCTCGTCTGTGATGTAGCGCTCGGCGTTGACGAGCGTCTGCTTGCGGATCCAGGCCTCTGGCGCCTTGCCCTTGTGCGCGTTCGAGACCTCGAGGTAGTAGCCGAAGACGCGGTTGTAGCCCACCTTGAGGCTCGTGATCCCGGTCGCCTTCGCCTCTCGCGCCTGCAACTCCGCGAGATAGGTTTTGCCGCCCGAAGCGATCTCGCGCAACTCGTCCAGCTCGGCGTTGAAGCCGGGGCGCACGTAGCCGCCGCTGTCCATCTTGGCCGGGGGCTCGTCCACGAGCGTTGCCGCGATGCGGTCTCGGATGTCGGCGCAGAGGTGGAGCTTGCCGCGGATGGCCGCCAGAGGCTCGGCGCCCTCCTGTTCGAGAAGGGCTTTGATCTCGGGGATCTGCGCGAGCGTGAGCCGGAGCGCGACGAGATCGCGCGGCGTCGCGCGGCCGGTGCAGACCTTGCCCGCGAGGCGCTCCAAATCGCCCACGTGGCGCAGCGCCTCGCGGACCTTCCGGCGCAGCGACGGCTCTACGAACAGCGCCTCCACGGCGTCCAGCCTCTGGCGGATGCGGTCCACGTCGCACAGCGGGCGGACGAGCCACTGGCGCAAGAGGCGCCCGCCCATGGGCGTGTGCGTGGCGTCGAGCACGCCGACAAGGGAGCCATCTCGCCGGCCGTCGGCCATGCTGGCGGTGAGTTCCAAGTTGCGCTTGGTAGCGGAATCCAGCGCGAGGTGGTCTTCGGCGCGGTAGCGGCGGATGCGGTTAACGTGCGGAAGACGGCCCTTCTGCGTCTCCCCGAGGTAGTACAGGACCGCGCCCGCGGCGACCGTCCCCAGGTCGAGGTCGTCCACGCCGAAGCCTTTGAGGCTGTGCGTCTTGAAGTGCCGCAGCAACGTCTCGGTCGCGAAGTCGACGCCGAACACCCAGTCCTCTTGCGGCGTGAGCGCGGCGCCGAGGCTCGTCGCCAGCGGCTGCGCCAGAGGCCTCTGGCGCTTGTCCGCGAGAAGTTCGGCGGGCGCGATGGTCCCGAGAACGTGCGGTACGCGCTCGGCGCTCGTCTCGGCGACGTAGAACTCGCCCGTCGTGGCATCGGCAAAGGCGACGCCGGCGCGGCCTTTGTCGCGGCCCTCGCCCCAGTGCACGGCCGCGACGTACGTGGAGTGCTTGGGCGTGAGGAGCGTATCGCGGAAGCTCACGCCCGGCGTGACGACTTCGACCACGCCGCGCTTGACGATCTTGCGCGCCATCTTCGGGTCCTCCAACTGCTCGCAGACGGCGACGCGGTGCCCGGCCTGCACCAGTTTGGGCAGGTGCTGATCAATGGCGTGGTGCGGGAACCCCGCCAAAGGCGTGTCCTCGCTCGCGCCGTTGCCGCGCTTGGTCAGCGTGATGCCGAGGATGTCGGCGACGAGCACGGCGTCCTCCTCGAACGTCTCGTAGAAGTCGCCCATGCGGAAGAGGAGGATCGCGCCGGGGTTGCGGTCCTTGATCTTCCAATACTGCCGCATGAGCGGCGTCATGTTCTGGCGCCGGCGGTCTTTCTCGTTCAGGAAAAGGTCGTTCTGATCGCTCACGGGGGCTCGGTCGTTTTCTACAAACTAGAGCCGCCCGCTGCCAGCGATGCGGCAGCGGGCGGTGTAGATCCCGTGGCGCCAGAGGCCTCTGGCGGGATGAATCCTGAGCAGGCGCCCTGGAGCGCCAGAGGCTAGTTGGGTGCCGTCGCGATCTGGACCACGCCGCAGCTCACGCGGTCGCCCGCGTCGCCCGAGGGCTGGCTGGAAAGGTCGTCGGCCTTGAAGTGGATCATCATCGCGCGGTCCACGATGGAGTTCGGGCCGGAGAGCGAGATCAGCGGATCGGTAAACGAGCCTCTGGCGACGCCGCCAGTCACGCCGCCAACGGCGGAGGTGATGTTGCCGAGGTCGCCGACGTGGCGCTCGTCGCGGCTGCCCTCGCGCGAGCCGTGGGGCGCGTCGTATGGGTTGAAGTGGCCGCCAGCGGCGCCACCGAGCGTGCCGTCGTCCCCGCGGCCACAGGCGCCGTTCTCGTGGACGTGGAAGCCGTGCTCACCGAGCTCGAGACCGGTGAAGTCGTACTCCACGAGCAGGCCCTCGTCGGTTTCGGTGAACGTGACGGTCCCGGTCGCGCTGCTCTCACCGAGAGGATCCAGCCGCGCCGTCGCGTAGGTGACGCCCGTGTTGCTCACGTCGGTCTCGCCGACGCCTGGCGCGCTTGCGCCGTCGGGTCCGGTCGCGGAGTCGGGGCCGGCCTGGTTGGGATCGGCGTCGGTTCCGCACGCAGCGAGGGCGAGCGGAAGGGCAAAAAGGAGGAGTCTGCGCATGATGTCGGAAGGTGGGTGGCCGTCTCTACGCTTCTGTTTGGGTTGCGTTCGCGCCAGAGGCGAAGTGCTCAGGCCTCTGGCGCCGCGTCCAGCGCCGCGCGCTCTTTGCGCGTGAGCTTGGCCACGACGAGCGCGTAGGAGTGGTCGACGAGTTCGCGGATCAGCGTGTCCGGCACGTCGTCTTGGAGCAGCACCAGGTTCCAGTGCCTGCCGTTGAGGTACGGCCCGGTCGTCACGCCGCGAAAGCGCTCACGCAGGTCGCGCCCTCGCTCGGGGTCGCACTTCAACCCGATGCCGGGCGGCAAGCGCTCCAGGTTGAGGAGGCCGAACATCTTCCCGCGCACCTTGAACACGAGCGCGTCCGGCCCGAACGGGAGGCTCTCGGTGGCGCCACGCTTGGCGAGGCAGTAGTCGCGAAGGGTATCCAGATGCATGGAGAGCGTGTGCGCTCGACCAAGGTGCGCACGGGCGGCCTCTGGCGCCAGAGGCCCGCACCTGGAAGGCGCGCCAAGCGCGGACGCAGACGCCAGCGGCCGGAAACGCAACGGGCCCTCGCGGGTACACGCACTCCTCTCCCCCACACCCGTCCGATGGCTCAGCCCAGCACCGCTACCCGCTCCCTCCTCGAAGTCACCCTCGGTTTCCTGGGCGCGATCCTGATCATCCCGCTGCTGTTCAAGACGGTAAAGGGCGTGCTCAAAACCGTTTTCCGTCTGGGCGTGACCAAGCGGCTTCTGGCGGACGTGGCGTTCGCCGGCGTGACGGCGCTTCTCACGCGGACGGACGTGCTTGATACTCTCTTCGGGCGCAAGGGCGACAAGAGCGCGCTGCTCAAGACCGACGCCAAGCGCTAGGTCTACCTTGGAGCCATGCAGGCTCCTGACTCCACCCGCCGCCGCCGTCTCGGCGTCCTGACCCGCGGCTCCCTCGCCGGCGGCATCGAAGCCAAGCTCGATGCCGAGCGGCCCATCGAAAGCGTCCGCGCGGGGACGTTCTGCGTCGTCGAAGGCGCTACGCTCGACTTTTTCGCGCTCATCACCGACTTGGAGATCGACGCCGCTAACGAGGGCATTCTTCTCCACCCTCCGGGGCCGGATGATGATCTCTTGCGCCGCGTGCTCCAGTCCGCGTCCGCGACCTACGCCAAAGCGTCGCTCCGCCCGCAGCTCGTCCTCGACCGCCAGAGGCCCGACGCCGACCCGCAGACGGTTAAGACGATCCCGAGTCACTTCTCCAACGTCGGGGAGGCAACCGAGGAGGACGTGGCGCGCGTGTTCAAAAGTGAGGCGACCGATCCCAGCCGGTACTTCGAGGTCGGAGATCCCGTCGGCATGGAGGGCGTGCCCGTCTGCCTGGACCTCCAGCGGTTCGTGGAGCGCAGCAATGCCGTCTTCGGCAAGACGGGAACGGGCAAAAGCTTTCTCACGCGGCTGCTCCTGGCGGGCGCGATGAAAGCCGGCCGCGGCGTCGCGCTCGTGTTCGACATGCACGGCGAGTACGGCAGCGGCCGCCGCAACGAGGAAGGCGCCTTCGCGCCCGGTCTTGCGGACGTGTTCGGCTCCCAAGTGCA carries:
- a CDS encoding integron integrase; amino-acid sequence: MNPAQTSPKLQERVRTAALVRHLSAATLTTYWYWIKRYIRYHGTHHPREMSEPEVQAFLTHLAVERNIAASTQVLALSALLFLYDAVLGRPLDAVNGIVRATKPPRIPTVLSKTDISALLHRMEGTPKTVASLLYGAGLRLRGALRLRVKDLDLERNQLTVQQGKGRKDRVSIVPLSLTEALAFQRDRVRRLHARDLARGYGEARLPHALGAKYSRAAWEIGWQFLFPSRQLSRDPETGRTHRHHLSPSVVQKAVRRAAREAGLEKRTTCHTLRHSFATHLLESGTDIRTVQDLLGHAKIKTTQIYLHVADLNGRGIRSPLDALA
- a CDS encoding carboxypeptidase-like regulatory domain-containing protein, which codes for MLKRSAFLIVVLLAAGCDSSNLLAASGDNGHVTGDVTRWAGESRVGAPVPNVTVQLRPRYRGGLLQRFRWQAGSPVAETTTDSLGRFEVRARPGTYFVAALMPPERYLMQGCPTVTRVFSGRFETDAKLVDLAAVRVSRGRTAEQQLKVAVVCPH
- the mutS gene encoding DNA mismatch repair protein MutS, yielding MRQYWKIKDRNPGAILLFRMGDFYETFEEDAVLVADILGITLTKRGNGASEDTPLAGFPHHAIDQHLPKLVQAGHRVAVCEQLEDPKMARKIVKRGVVEVVTPGVSFRDTLLTPKHSTYVAAVHWGEGRDKGRAGVAFADATTGEFYVAETSAERVPHVLGTIAPAELLADKRQRPLAQPLATSLGAALTPQEDWVFGVDFATETLLRHFKTHSLKGFGVDDLDLGTVAAGAVLYYLGETQKGRLPHVNRIRRYRAEDHLALDSATKRNLELTASMADGRRDGSLVGVLDATHTPMGGRLLRQWLVRPLCDVDRIRQRLDAVEALFVEPSLRRKVREALRHVGDLERLAGKVCTGRATPRDLVALRLTLAQIPEIKALLEQEGAEPLAAIRGKLHLCADIRDRIAATLVDEPPAKMDSGGYVRPGFNAELDELREIASGGKTYLAELQAREAKATGITSLKVGYNRVFGYYLEVSNAHKGKAPEAWIRKQTLVNAERYITDELKTYEEKILTAQERSSELETTLFAELRMRVAEEVEPLQANARALATLDVFASFAESAERNGYVRPEVDGSAVLEIENGRHPVVEASLPAGESFIPNSVRLASPVGEEAPLADAYGQVLVITGPNMAGKSVVLRQTGLIVLLAQVGAFVPASRARVGVVDALFTRVGASDNLAAGESTFLVEMNETANILNNATPRSLVLLDEVGRGTSTFDGLSIAWSIVEHLHEAPDVQARTLFATHYHELNALADRLERVKSFSVRVQEHEGRVVFLRTLVAGGADHSFGIEVARMAGLPPEVVSRAKDVLRHLQAHDVAAEVGVSGHTAPEASGGDGALAMPVVSGVQASGVPAPSVRVEPASDPVGESLKAEVARLDPDRMTPIEALIALSELSRLLGSGTK
- a CDS encoding superoxide dismutase family protein; the encoded protein is MRRLLLFALPLALAACGTDADPNQAGPDSATGPDGASAPGVGETDVSNTGVTYATARLDPLGESSATGTVTFTETDEGLLVEYDFTGLELGEHGFHVHENGACGRGDDGTLGGAAGGHFNPYDAPHGSREGSRDERHVGDLGNITSAVGGVTGGVARGSFTDPLISLSGPNSIVDRAMMIHFKADDLSSQPSGDAGDRVSCGVVQIATAPN
- a CDS encoding MmcQ/YjbR family DNA-binding protein — protein: MHLDTLRDYCLAKRGATESLPFGPDALVFKVRGKMFGLLNLERLPPGIGLKCDPERGRDLRERFRGVTTGPYLNGRHWNLVLLQDDVPDTLIRELVDHSYALVVAKLTRKERAALDAAPEA